In Candidatus Neomarinimicrobiota bacterium, the genomic stretch AATATGGAATTGGTCTTAGACCGCAGACTTAGTGACCGGCGTATTTATCCCTCCTTTGATTTGGTCCGATCCGGGACTAGAAAAGAGGAACTCCTTCTAGATAAGAAAGTTTTAGCGCGCATGTGGATCCTGAGAAAGCTACTCAATGAAATGAAAATTATGGAAGCTATGGAGTTTATCATGGACAGAATGCGGCGAACTAAGACTAATGAAGAATTTATGGAAACAATGAGTCAATAAGATTAAATTCTCTTGACAAAAATACTCTAGGTGTAGCAACTACGGAGGATATAAATGAGTTCTAAATACCCAGAAGTTAAGACAATCGCTGTCCGTGTTTTCACAGATAAGCCTGTCCGAAAGACGCCTTACCAAGTAAAAGGCGTATTAATGAATCAATTTCCCGAAGAGGAAATTGTAGCTATGCTTGATGGATCCTATCGCGAGAAATTTCTTTACCCGCGCGTGCAGGTTAAGATACTGAATGAACAGATCTACATAATTGGTATCGGTGAAGGAGTAGATCCTATTAAATCTATCGCTAAAAAGATGGATTCCATGGATTTCGGCAACATTACCTTCCAAGTCCTCGACAATGAAATTGAAGAACATAGTGATCGTTTTCAACCAGTC encodes the following:
- the rho gene encoding transcription termination factor Rho (An RNA-DNA helicase that actively releases nascent mRNAs from paused transcription complexes), with product NMELVLDRRLSDRRIYPSFDLVRSGTRKEELLLDKKVLARMWILRKLLNEMKIMEAMEFIMDRMRRTKTNEEFMETMSQ